From the Carya illinoinensis cultivar Pawnee chromosome 4, C.illinoinensisPawnee_v1, whole genome shotgun sequence genome, one window contains:
- the LOC122307197 gene encoding E3 ubiquitin-protein ligase RKP isoform X2, whose amino-acid sequence MAEDGLRIGGLSSGLAVILNGEDGTENSSKTRLVSYCDDFCHQSVERTLEYVFGLPNKSICPLNIPVDSNFVRSIIKNEFSNFHVNLGSLIRNMNGLCIYDNGCGPNVVVLEDISICGDIRIIKPPLLVESIARFSSARANACVWKGKWMYEVILETSGIQQLGWVTLSCPFTDHKGVGDAEDSYAFDGRREKKWNKEAESYGQSWVVGDVIGCCIDLDCDQISFYRNGISLGVAFHEIRKIGPECGYYPAISLSQGERCELNFGSRPFKYPIEGYLPIQSPSSVTLFATQLLRCLSRLLDMQSLGRDEHYSIEKLRRLKTLVSFEELFDTVSHGICEEFFHLLETDAGSVEYIGWGPFLSLMMEVFRVQAPHDYSSLDKAVDVFLKFEGSHLLFEHLINALSCGCKTRSLVLTECPFSGSYSYLALACHILRREELMVLWWKSSDFEFLFEGFLSQKSPNKQDLECLMPSVWWPGSCEDVSHESGMILTTTALSKAINKIEEKHRDLCRLVIQFIPPLTPPQLPGSVFRTFVQNLLLKKRGADHNVLPPGVSSNSVLVSLFTVILHFLSEGFGMRDICGWLKSCEMVDLNIGFLHRGGQRSFPMYLFLKNDPHRTDISRLGGSFSHLLNSNPSNSEEAEVIRWEEGCMDDEETRVTHSTRQKPCCCSSSSYDDFTRISKDPIRYTAKSSPGHCNHIPERSAHVAAECSAGSLTDEIVDKPSSSDQSESEFSIRPVQHVVIVPRENDVSSAMLQEEELLDALLLLYHIGLAPNFKQASYYMSHQSQSISVLDETDKQIREGTCSEQLKRLKEARNCYREEVIDSVRHCTWYRISLFSQWKQRGMYAMCMWIVQLLLVLSKVDSLFFYIPEFYLETLVDCFHVLRKSDPPFVAPAIFVKQGLASFVTFVVVHFNDPRISSADLKDLLLQSISVLIQYKEYLAAFESNEAAIHILPTALISAFDQRSWIPVTNILLRLCRGSGFGSSKHGESSSSVVFQRLLREACINDKDLFSAFLNRLFNTLSWTMTEFSVSMREMQEKFQCGSTTVTVEGL is encoded by the exons ATGGCCGAAGACGGCCTCCGGATTGGTGGGCTTTCTTCTGGTTTGGCTGTAATATTGAATGGTGAGGATGGTACAGAGAATTCGTCAAAAACCCGGCTTGTTTCATACTGCGATGATTTTTGTCACCAATCTGTGGAGCGAACTCTTGAATATGTATTTGGTCTACCTAACAAATCAATTTGTCCATTGAACATACCAGTTGACAGTAATTTTGTTCGCTCTATCATAAAGAATGAATTCTCAAACTTCCATGTGAACTTGGGTTCTTTGATTAGAAATATGAATGGACTTTGTATATATGATAATGGTTGCGGTCCCAATGTTGTTGTTCTTGAAGATATCAGCATTTGTGGTGATATAAGAATCATCAAGCCACCGTTGCTTGTAGAGAGTATAGCAAGGTTCAGTAGTGCCAGGGCTAATGCCTGTGTTTGGAAAGGGAAATGGATGTATGAGGTTATTTTAGAAACATCAGGTATACAGCAGCTTGGATGGGTAACTCTTTCTTGTCCTTTCACTGACCACAAGGGTGTAGGTGATGCTGAAGATTCGTATGCATTTGATGGAAGGAGGGAGAAGAAATGGAATAAGGAAGCTGAGTCATATGGTCAGTCGTGGGTTGTTGGTGATGTCATTGGATGCTGCATAGATTTGGATTGTGATCAGATCTCTTTCTATCGAAATGGCATCTCACTTGGAGTGGCGTTTCATGAGATTCGCAAGATAGGGCCCGAATGTGGGTATTATCCAGCAatttctctttctcaaggtGAAAGATGTGAATTAAACTTTGGGTCCCGACCATTTAAGTACCCTATTGAAGGCTATCTCCCCATTCAATCACCATCGTCCGTCACTTTATTTGCTACTCAGTTGCTGAGGTGCTTGTCAAGGCTTTTGGATATGCAAAGTTTGGGACGGGATGAGCATTATTCTATTGAGAAATTGAGGAGATTGAAGACACTTGTTTCATTTGAAGAACTTTTTGATACAGTATCTCATGGGATATGTGAGGAATTTTTCCATTTACTTGAAACTGATGCTGGGAGTGTGGAGTATATAGGCTGGGGTCCATTTCTGTCACTCATGATGGAAGTGTTTAGAGTGCAGGCACCACATGACTATTCAAGCTTGGATAAAGCGGTCGAtgtctttctaaaatttgaagGATCCCATTTGTTATTTGAGCACCTGATAAATGCCCTTTCATGTGGCTGCAAAACGAGGTCCTTGGTTCTCACTGAGTGCCCATTTTCAGGATCATAttcttatcttgcattggcatGTCATATCTTAAGACGAGAAGAATTGATGGTGCTGTGGTGGAAGTCATCAGATTTTGAATTCTTGTTTGAAGGATTTTTGTCACAGAAGTCCCCAAACAAACAGGATCTTGAATGTCTGATGCCTTCTGTATGGTGGCCTGGTTCATGTGAAGATGTTTCCCATGAGAGTGGCATGATCTTGACAACTACCGCTTTGTCCAAAGCAATCAATAAG ATAGAAGAGAAGCATAGGGACCTCTGTCGCTTGGTCATTCAATTCATACCACCTCTAACACCTCCTCAGTTGCCTGGTTCAGTGTTTAGGACATTTGTACAGAAtcttttattaaagaaaagagGTGCAGATCATAATGTACTGCCACCTGGAGTTTCAAGCAATTCTGTTCTTGTTTCTTTGTTCACAGTTATCCTTCATTTCCTATCTGAAGGATTTGGCATGAGGGATATCTGTGGCTGGTTGAAGAGCTGTGAAATGGTTGACCTCAATATTGGTTTTCTTCACAGGGGTGGTCAGCGAAGTTTTCCTAtgtacttatttttaaaaaatgatcctCATCGAACTGACATATCTAGGCTTGGAGGATCATTCAGTCATCTATTGAATTCAAACCCTTCAAATAGTGAGGAAGCAGAAGTGATCAGGTGGGAGGAAGGCTGTATGGATGACGAAGAAACCAGAGTTACTCATTCAACCCGGCAGAAGCCATGTTGctgttcaagttcaagttatgATGACTTCACTAGAATCTCAAAGGATCCAATTAGATATACAGCCAAAAGTTCTCCAGGCCATTGCAACCATATTCCAGAGAGATCTGCTCATGTTGCTGCAGAATGTAGTGCTGGAAGTTTGACTGATGAGATAGTGGATAAACCTAGCTCCAGTGATCAATCTGAATCTGAATTCAGTATTCGTCCGGTCCAACATGTAGTGATTGTACCCCGGGAGAATGATGTTTCTTCAGCTATGCTACAAGAAGAAGAACTTCTAGATGCTTTGCTGCTGTTGTATCATATAGGTCTTGCACCAAACTTTAAGCAG GCATCATATTACATGTCTCATCAGTCCCAGTCAATCTCTGTGCTGGATGAAACTGATAAACAGATAAGAGAAGGAACTTGCAGTGAGCAATTAAAGCGTTTGAAAGAAGCCCGCAATTGTTATCGTGAAGAAGTTATTGATTCCGTAAGACATTGTACATG GTATCgcatctctcttttttctcaatGGAAGCAGAGAGGGATGTATGCAATGTGCATGTGGATTGTCCAATTGCTTCTGGTTCTTAGCAAAGTGGATTCCTTGTTCTTTTACATCCCTGAATTTTATCTGGAAACTCTG GTTGACTGCTTTCATGTGTTGCGGAAGAGTGATCCTCCGTTTGTTGCACCTGCGATATTTGTCAAGCAGGGACTTGCTTCATTT GTTACCTTTGTAGTAGTCCATTTCAATGACCCAAGGATATCAAGTGCAGATCTTAAGGATCTTCTCCTCCAGTCCATATCGGTCTTGATACAGTACAAGGAATATTTGGCAGCTTTTGAGAGCAATGAAGCAGCAATACACATCTTGCCAACAGCATTGATTTCAGCATTTGATCAGAGATCCTGGATCCCAGTAACCAACATTCTTCTGCGATTATGTAGGGGTTCTGGATTTGGTTCTTCCAAGCATGGGGAATCATCATCATCTGTGGTTTTCCAG AGATTGCTACGGGAAGCTTGCATCAATGACAAAGATCTGTTCTCGGCTTTCCTCAACCGCCTATTTAATACTCTCAGTTGGACAATGACTGAATTCTCAGTTTCCATGCGTGAAATGCAAGAAAAATTCCAG TGTGGGAGCACCACAGTAACTGTGGAAGGACTTTAA
- the LOC122307197 gene encoding E3 ubiquitin-protein ligase RKP isoform X3 yields the protein MAEDGLRIGGLSSGLAVILNGEDGTENSSKTRLVSYCDDFCHQSVERTLEYVFGLPNKSICPLNIPVDSNFVRSIIKNEFSNFHVNLGSLIRNMNGLCIYDNGCGPNVVVLEDISICGDIRIIKPPLLVESIARFSSARANACVWKGKWMYEVILETSGIQQLGWVTLSCPFTDHKGVGDAEDSYAFDGRREKKWNKEAESYGQSWVVGDVIGCCIDLDCDQISFYRNGISLGVAFHEIRKIGPECGYYPAISLSQGERCELNFGSRPFKYPIEGYLPIQSPSSVTLFATQLLRCLSRLLDMQSLGRDEHYSIEKLRRLKTLVSFEELFDTVSHGICEEFFHLLETDAGSVEYIGWGPFLSLMMEVFRVQAPHDYSSLDKAVDVFLKFEGSHLLFEHLINALSCGCKTRSLVLTECPFSGSYSYLALACHILRREELMVLWWKSSDFEFLFEGFLSQKSPNKQDLECLMPSVWWPGSCEDVSHESGMILTTTALSKAINKIEEKHRDLCRLVIQFIPPLTPPQLPGSVFRTFVQNLLLKKRGADHNVLPPGVSSNSVLVSLFTVILHFLSEGFGMRDICGWLKSCEMVDLNIGFLHRGGQRSFPMYLFLKNDPHRTDISRLGGSFSHLLNSNPSNSEEAEVIRWEEGCMDDEETRVTHSTRQKPCCCSSSSYDDFTRISKDPIRYTAKSSPGHCNHIPERSAHVAAECSAGSLTDEIVDKPSSSDQSESEFSIRPVQHVVIVPRENDVSSAMLQEEELLDALLLLYHIGLAPNFKQASYYMSHQSQSISVLDETDKQIREGTCSEQLKRLKEARNCYREEVIDSVRHCTWYRISLFSQWKQRGMYAMCMWIVQLLLVLSKVDSLFFYIPEFYLETLVDCFHVLRKSDPPFVAPAIFVKQGLASFVTFVVVHFNDPRISSADLKDLLLQSISVLIQYKEYLAAFESNEAAIHILPTALISAFDQRSWIPVTNILLRLCRGSGFGSSKHGESSSSVVFQRLLREACINDKDLFSAFLNRLFNTLSWTMTEFSVSMREMQEKFQVYIG from the exons ATGGCCGAAGACGGCCTCCGGATTGGTGGGCTTTCTTCTGGTTTGGCTGTAATATTGAATGGTGAGGATGGTACAGAGAATTCGTCAAAAACCCGGCTTGTTTCATACTGCGATGATTTTTGTCACCAATCTGTGGAGCGAACTCTTGAATATGTATTTGGTCTACCTAACAAATCAATTTGTCCATTGAACATACCAGTTGACAGTAATTTTGTTCGCTCTATCATAAAGAATGAATTCTCAAACTTCCATGTGAACTTGGGTTCTTTGATTAGAAATATGAATGGACTTTGTATATATGATAATGGTTGCGGTCCCAATGTTGTTGTTCTTGAAGATATCAGCATTTGTGGTGATATAAGAATCATCAAGCCACCGTTGCTTGTAGAGAGTATAGCAAGGTTCAGTAGTGCCAGGGCTAATGCCTGTGTTTGGAAAGGGAAATGGATGTATGAGGTTATTTTAGAAACATCAGGTATACAGCAGCTTGGATGGGTAACTCTTTCTTGTCCTTTCACTGACCACAAGGGTGTAGGTGATGCTGAAGATTCGTATGCATTTGATGGAAGGAGGGAGAAGAAATGGAATAAGGAAGCTGAGTCATATGGTCAGTCGTGGGTTGTTGGTGATGTCATTGGATGCTGCATAGATTTGGATTGTGATCAGATCTCTTTCTATCGAAATGGCATCTCACTTGGAGTGGCGTTTCATGAGATTCGCAAGATAGGGCCCGAATGTGGGTATTATCCAGCAatttctctttctcaaggtGAAAGATGTGAATTAAACTTTGGGTCCCGACCATTTAAGTACCCTATTGAAGGCTATCTCCCCATTCAATCACCATCGTCCGTCACTTTATTTGCTACTCAGTTGCTGAGGTGCTTGTCAAGGCTTTTGGATATGCAAAGTTTGGGACGGGATGAGCATTATTCTATTGAGAAATTGAGGAGATTGAAGACACTTGTTTCATTTGAAGAACTTTTTGATACAGTATCTCATGGGATATGTGAGGAATTTTTCCATTTACTTGAAACTGATGCTGGGAGTGTGGAGTATATAGGCTGGGGTCCATTTCTGTCACTCATGATGGAAGTGTTTAGAGTGCAGGCACCACATGACTATTCAAGCTTGGATAAAGCGGTCGAtgtctttctaaaatttgaagGATCCCATTTGTTATTTGAGCACCTGATAAATGCCCTTTCATGTGGCTGCAAAACGAGGTCCTTGGTTCTCACTGAGTGCCCATTTTCAGGATCATAttcttatcttgcattggcatGTCATATCTTAAGACGAGAAGAATTGATGGTGCTGTGGTGGAAGTCATCAGATTTTGAATTCTTGTTTGAAGGATTTTTGTCACAGAAGTCCCCAAACAAACAGGATCTTGAATGTCTGATGCCTTCTGTATGGTGGCCTGGTTCATGTGAAGATGTTTCCCATGAGAGTGGCATGATCTTGACAACTACCGCTTTGTCCAAAGCAATCAATAAG ATAGAAGAGAAGCATAGGGACCTCTGTCGCTTGGTCATTCAATTCATACCACCTCTAACACCTCCTCAGTTGCCTGGTTCAGTGTTTAGGACATTTGTACAGAAtcttttattaaagaaaagagGTGCAGATCATAATGTACTGCCACCTGGAGTTTCAAGCAATTCTGTTCTTGTTTCTTTGTTCACAGTTATCCTTCATTTCCTATCTGAAGGATTTGGCATGAGGGATATCTGTGGCTGGTTGAAGAGCTGTGAAATGGTTGACCTCAATATTGGTTTTCTTCACAGGGGTGGTCAGCGAAGTTTTCCTAtgtacttatttttaaaaaatgatcctCATCGAACTGACATATCTAGGCTTGGAGGATCATTCAGTCATCTATTGAATTCAAACCCTTCAAATAGTGAGGAAGCAGAAGTGATCAGGTGGGAGGAAGGCTGTATGGATGACGAAGAAACCAGAGTTACTCATTCAACCCGGCAGAAGCCATGTTGctgttcaagttcaagttatgATGACTTCACTAGAATCTCAAAGGATCCAATTAGATATACAGCCAAAAGTTCTCCAGGCCATTGCAACCATATTCCAGAGAGATCTGCTCATGTTGCTGCAGAATGTAGTGCTGGAAGTTTGACTGATGAGATAGTGGATAAACCTAGCTCCAGTGATCAATCTGAATCTGAATTCAGTATTCGTCCGGTCCAACATGTAGTGATTGTACCCCGGGAGAATGATGTTTCTTCAGCTATGCTACAAGAAGAAGAACTTCTAGATGCTTTGCTGCTGTTGTATCATATAGGTCTTGCACCAAACTTTAAGCAG GCATCATATTACATGTCTCATCAGTCCCAGTCAATCTCTGTGCTGGATGAAACTGATAAACAGATAAGAGAAGGAACTTGCAGTGAGCAATTAAAGCGTTTGAAAGAAGCCCGCAATTGTTATCGTGAAGAAGTTATTGATTCCGTAAGACATTGTACATG GTATCgcatctctcttttttctcaatGGAAGCAGAGAGGGATGTATGCAATGTGCATGTGGATTGTCCAATTGCTTCTGGTTCTTAGCAAAGTGGATTCCTTGTTCTTTTACATCCCTGAATTTTATCTGGAAACTCTG GTTGACTGCTTTCATGTGTTGCGGAAGAGTGATCCTCCGTTTGTTGCACCTGCGATATTTGTCAAGCAGGGACTTGCTTCATTT GTTACCTTTGTAGTAGTCCATTTCAATGACCCAAGGATATCAAGTGCAGATCTTAAGGATCTTCTCCTCCAGTCCATATCGGTCTTGATACAGTACAAGGAATATTTGGCAGCTTTTGAGAGCAATGAAGCAGCAATACACATCTTGCCAACAGCATTGATTTCAGCATTTGATCAGAGATCCTGGATCCCAGTAACCAACATTCTTCTGCGATTATGTAGGGGTTCTGGATTTGGTTCTTCCAAGCATGGGGAATCATCATCATCTGTGGTTTTCCAG AGATTGCTACGGGAAGCTTGCATCAATGACAAAGATCTGTTCTCGGCTTTCCTCAACCGCCTATTTAATACTCTCAGTTGGACAATGACTGAATTCTCAGTTTCCATGCGTGAAATGCAAGAAAAATTCCAG GTTTATATTGGGTGA
- the LOC122307197 gene encoding E3 ubiquitin-protein ligase RKP isoform X1 — MAEDGLRIGGLSSGLAVILNGEDGTENSSKTRLVSYCDDFCHQSVERTLEYVFGLPNKSICPLNIPVDSNFVRSIIKNEFSNFHVNLGSLIRNMNGLCIYDNGCGPNVVVLEDISICGDIRIIKPPLLVESIARFSSARANACVWKGKWMYEVILETSGIQQLGWVTLSCPFTDHKGVGDAEDSYAFDGRREKKWNKEAESYGQSWVVGDVIGCCIDLDCDQISFYRNGISLGVAFHEIRKIGPECGYYPAISLSQGERCELNFGSRPFKYPIEGYLPIQSPSSVTLFATQLLRCLSRLLDMQSLGRDEHYSIEKLRRLKTLVSFEELFDTVSHGICEEFFHLLETDAGSVEYIGWGPFLSLMMEVFRVQAPHDYSSLDKAVDVFLKFEGSHLLFEHLINALSCGCKTRSLVLTECPFSGSYSYLALACHILRREELMVLWWKSSDFEFLFEGFLSQKSPNKQDLECLMPSVWWPGSCEDVSHESGMILTTTALSKAINKIEEKHRDLCRLVIQFIPPLTPPQLPGSVFRTFVQNLLLKKRGADHNVLPPGVSSNSVLVSLFTVILHFLSEGFGMRDICGWLKSCEMVDLNIGFLHRGGQRSFPMYLFLKNDPHRTDISRLGGSFSHLLNSNPSNSEEAEVIRWEEGCMDDEETRVTHSTRQKPCCCSSSSYDDFTRISKDPIRYTAKSSPGHCNHIPERSAHVAAECSAGSLTDEIVDKPSSSDQSESEFSIRPVQHVVIVPRENDVSSAMLQEEELLDALLLLYHIGLAPNFKQASYYMSHQSQSISVLDETDKQIREGTCSEQLKRLKEARNCYREEVIDSVRHCTWYRISLFSQWKQRGMYAMCMWIVQLLLVLSKVDSLFFYIPEFYLETLVDCFHVLRKSDPPFVAPAIFVKQGLASFVTFVVVHFNDPRISSADLKDLLLQSISVLIQYKEYLAAFESNEAAIHILPTALISAFDQRSWIPVTNILLRLCRGSGFGSSKHGESSSSVVFQRLLREACINDKDLFSAFLNRLFNTLSWTMTEFSVSMREMQEKFQLQVSEFQQIRKCSVIFDLSCNLTRVLEFCTHEIPQAFLLGTDTNLRRLTELIIFILNHITSATDAKFFDLLLRRHGHSLEKVNRGMILAPLVGIILNLLDASSGAECREHNDVVGVFASMDCPKTVYCGFQYLLDYNWAGSFRGDAYPGRLGQLENFVSILISRTESQVVDNMGYGGETEEDDNTCCICYTGEADARFVPCSHISCSGCITRHLLNCRRCFFCNAIVTEVVSITNEL, encoded by the exons ATGGCCGAAGACGGCCTCCGGATTGGTGGGCTTTCTTCTGGTTTGGCTGTAATATTGAATGGTGAGGATGGTACAGAGAATTCGTCAAAAACCCGGCTTGTTTCATACTGCGATGATTTTTGTCACCAATCTGTGGAGCGAACTCTTGAATATGTATTTGGTCTACCTAACAAATCAATTTGTCCATTGAACATACCAGTTGACAGTAATTTTGTTCGCTCTATCATAAAGAATGAATTCTCAAACTTCCATGTGAACTTGGGTTCTTTGATTAGAAATATGAATGGACTTTGTATATATGATAATGGTTGCGGTCCCAATGTTGTTGTTCTTGAAGATATCAGCATTTGTGGTGATATAAGAATCATCAAGCCACCGTTGCTTGTAGAGAGTATAGCAAGGTTCAGTAGTGCCAGGGCTAATGCCTGTGTTTGGAAAGGGAAATGGATGTATGAGGTTATTTTAGAAACATCAGGTATACAGCAGCTTGGATGGGTAACTCTTTCTTGTCCTTTCACTGACCACAAGGGTGTAGGTGATGCTGAAGATTCGTATGCATTTGATGGAAGGAGGGAGAAGAAATGGAATAAGGAAGCTGAGTCATATGGTCAGTCGTGGGTTGTTGGTGATGTCATTGGATGCTGCATAGATTTGGATTGTGATCAGATCTCTTTCTATCGAAATGGCATCTCACTTGGAGTGGCGTTTCATGAGATTCGCAAGATAGGGCCCGAATGTGGGTATTATCCAGCAatttctctttctcaaggtGAAAGATGTGAATTAAACTTTGGGTCCCGACCATTTAAGTACCCTATTGAAGGCTATCTCCCCATTCAATCACCATCGTCCGTCACTTTATTTGCTACTCAGTTGCTGAGGTGCTTGTCAAGGCTTTTGGATATGCAAAGTTTGGGACGGGATGAGCATTATTCTATTGAGAAATTGAGGAGATTGAAGACACTTGTTTCATTTGAAGAACTTTTTGATACAGTATCTCATGGGATATGTGAGGAATTTTTCCATTTACTTGAAACTGATGCTGGGAGTGTGGAGTATATAGGCTGGGGTCCATTTCTGTCACTCATGATGGAAGTGTTTAGAGTGCAGGCACCACATGACTATTCAAGCTTGGATAAAGCGGTCGAtgtctttctaaaatttgaagGATCCCATTTGTTATTTGAGCACCTGATAAATGCCCTTTCATGTGGCTGCAAAACGAGGTCCTTGGTTCTCACTGAGTGCCCATTTTCAGGATCATAttcttatcttgcattggcatGTCATATCTTAAGACGAGAAGAATTGATGGTGCTGTGGTGGAAGTCATCAGATTTTGAATTCTTGTTTGAAGGATTTTTGTCACAGAAGTCCCCAAACAAACAGGATCTTGAATGTCTGATGCCTTCTGTATGGTGGCCTGGTTCATGTGAAGATGTTTCCCATGAGAGTGGCATGATCTTGACAACTACCGCTTTGTCCAAAGCAATCAATAAG ATAGAAGAGAAGCATAGGGACCTCTGTCGCTTGGTCATTCAATTCATACCACCTCTAACACCTCCTCAGTTGCCTGGTTCAGTGTTTAGGACATTTGTACAGAAtcttttattaaagaaaagagGTGCAGATCATAATGTACTGCCACCTGGAGTTTCAAGCAATTCTGTTCTTGTTTCTTTGTTCACAGTTATCCTTCATTTCCTATCTGAAGGATTTGGCATGAGGGATATCTGTGGCTGGTTGAAGAGCTGTGAAATGGTTGACCTCAATATTGGTTTTCTTCACAGGGGTGGTCAGCGAAGTTTTCCTAtgtacttatttttaaaaaatgatcctCATCGAACTGACATATCTAGGCTTGGAGGATCATTCAGTCATCTATTGAATTCAAACCCTTCAAATAGTGAGGAAGCAGAAGTGATCAGGTGGGAGGAAGGCTGTATGGATGACGAAGAAACCAGAGTTACTCATTCAACCCGGCAGAAGCCATGTTGctgttcaagttcaagttatgATGACTTCACTAGAATCTCAAAGGATCCAATTAGATATACAGCCAAAAGTTCTCCAGGCCATTGCAACCATATTCCAGAGAGATCTGCTCATGTTGCTGCAGAATGTAGTGCTGGAAGTTTGACTGATGAGATAGTGGATAAACCTAGCTCCAGTGATCAATCTGAATCTGAATTCAGTATTCGTCCGGTCCAACATGTAGTGATTGTACCCCGGGAGAATGATGTTTCTTCAGCTATGCTACAAGAAGAAGAACTTCTAGATGCTTTGCTGCTGTTGTATCATATAGGTCTTGCACCAAACTTTAAGCAG GCATCATATTACATGTCTCATCAGTCCCAGTCAATCTCTGTGCTGGATGAAACTGATAAACAGATAAGAGAAGGAACTTGCAGTGAGCAATTAAAGCGTTTGAAAGAAGCCCGCAATTGTTATCGTGAAGAAGTTATTGATTCCGTAAGACATTGTACATG GTATCgcatctctcttttttctcaatGGAAGCAGAGAGGGATGTATGCAATGTGCATGTGGATTGTCCAATTGCTTCTGGTTCTTAGCAAAGTGGATTCCTTGTTCTTTTACATCCCTGAATTTTATCTGGAAACTCTG GTTGACTGCTTTCATGTGTTGCGGAAGAGTGATCCTCCGTTTGTTGCACCTGCGATATTTGTCAAGCAGGGACTTGCTTCATTT GTTACCTTTGTAGTAGTCCATTTCAATGACCCAAGGATATCAAGTGCAGATCTTAAGGATCTTCTCCTCCAGTCCATATCGGTCTTGATACAGTACAAGGAATATTTGGCAGCTTTTGAGAGCAATGAAGCAGCAATACACATCTTGCCAACAGCATTGATTTCAGCATTTGATCAGAGATCCTGGATCCCAGTAACCAACATTCTTCTGCGATTATGTAGGGGTTCTGGATTTGGTTCTTCCAAGCATGGGGAATCATCATCATCTGTGGTTTTCCAG AGATTGCTACGGGAAGCTTGCATCAATGACAAAGATCTGTTCTCGGCTTTCCTCAACCGCCTATTTAATACTCTCAGTTGGACAATGACTGAATTCTCAGTTTCCATGCGTGAAATGCAAGAAAAATTCCAG TTGCAGGTATCAGAGTTTCAGCAAATAAGAAAATGCAGTGTCATATTTGATCTCTCATGCAATCTTACCAGGGTATTGGAATTCTGTACCCATGAAATCCCTCAAGCATTCTTGTTGGGGACTGATACAAATCTTCGACGGCTAACTGAACTGATCATCTTTATTCTGAACCACATAACTTCAGCAACAGATGCTAAGTTTTTTGACTT GCTGCTTAGACGACATGGTCATTCTTTAGAAAAAGTTAACAGAGGCATGATATTGGCACCTCTTGTGGGGATCATCTTGAATTTGCTGGATGCCAGTTCAGGTGCAGAGTGCAGGGAGCACAATGATGTTGTGGGTGTCTTTGCAAGCATGGACTGCCCTAAAACTGTTTATTGTGGTTTCCAGTATCTCTTGGATTACAACTGG GCTGGATCTTTCCGGGGGGATGCTTATCCTGGAAGACTTGGGCAGCTTGAGAACTTTGTGAGCATCCTTATCAGCCGGACTGAGTCGCAAGTAGTTGATAACATGGGATATGG